The following coding sequences are from one Granulicella arctica window:
- a CDS encoding TonB-dependent receptor, which yields MLLVASTAAFGQLTTADILGTVTDSSGAVIPNASVTLTNLGTNEKRTSQTNGSGDYSFTLLQVGHYSIAVKSSGFQASIIKDLAVEAGDRARADAHLLPGLESTVVEVTASTPLLQADNATVSSTVTAKAVQDLPLNGRNFVQLVALVPGANEGPGNGLSSGGRPDDRRTNAAGLSINGQDESLNNWVVDGVDDNERIIGTIGIKPNVEGIQEITVQTNSYAAEAGRTAGGVINIVTRSGTNQFHGSIYEYFRNDIFDARNFFQTVDQGAKPELRQNQYGGSIGGPIFRDRTFFYFDYEGFRQVSGVTDTGTVPTLAEYNNINSIGGGSPQALLSTSNGTLQAYNSGTPINQLTLNYLKLFPAPTNSSLTSNYTISPNKTQNYNTYGARIDHKINDKNQLFGRFSYNSVDSFTPPNFGTVNGVQVSGGRYNFDGPATNIAQQWVLGYTHIFTPALLVDFRAGFTRINNLSLPLNYGKGVDQSVIGFPASMTSFSPFADSLTPVSIGPFGDIGDGAYVPLQDIDNTFQYNGTVSWTKGNHNFKFGASLIRRQARNVQSASAVGAYSFNLPSDNVHLSTNTADQNQLATQSNQIASTLLGAFNNQQRNFNLSPPDYRSWEPGGFVQDSWKTTSKLTLLLGVRYDIYTPFTEAHNHISNFDFLQALSSSATSVSSALKIAGVNGVSDTAGIPTQYNNVAPRIGFAYSATPSIVIRGGYGLSYFPGNYTSNGDLKNAPFTSVYNPSCQSTIAVQLEKSQNGGLLPEGQNPDCALQGQPGALSSTQAIPVPAAPSAAQIANLSSIPGLGFVAEATNFKSALIQQFNLQVEQQVGANVFTLGYVGNIGQHLPESINNINQPLPFNPLATLGSAANPVGGARPLSNLLSNLGGVSYLATEGVSNYSALQASFQRRFTKGLAFDANYTWAKALSDITGFSEQGDQGWSNSLPTNIRATEYGIAEDDIQNRFALSLNYELQYGREFTGIKKAVLSGWQTNMIAVWQSGKPFSIVSSGNGADNPSDCDTTGVCKPRGFNNRAVPQNSGGADRPDTIADPRSGHKTLTEFFNTAAFAPQPLGTIGNTQRNSLFGPDFRHVDLSLFKNFPVTERVNLQFRVESFNISNTPNFFIANNNSANQQFGNAAFGTISATDPNYVPRQYQFVLKAQF from the coding sequence ATGTTATTGGTCGCGAGCACCGCTGCATTTGGGCAGTTGACCACAGCCGATATTCTTGGCACTGTGACGGACTCGAGTGGAGCTGTCATTCCCAACGCGAGCGTTACTCTGACAAATCTTGGGACCAACGAAAAGCGTACTTCGCAAACCAATGGTTCCGGTGACTACAGCTTCACACTGCTTCAGGTCGGACACTACTCTATTGCCGTCAAGTCTTCTGGCTTTCAAGCGTCAATTATTAAAGACCTCGCGGTTGAAGCCGGTGATCGTGCGCGTGCAGACGCTCATCTTCTGCCTGGTTTGGAGTCTACCGTTGTAGAGGTCACTGCGAGCACGCCGCTTCTTCAGGCTGACAATGCAACGGTAAGCTCCACTGTAACGGCGAAGGCAGTGCAGGATCTTCCTTTGAACGGCCGTAACTTCGTGCAGCTTGTGGCACTTGTCCCTGGTGCTAATGAGGGGCCTGGCAACGGGCTCAGCAGCGGTGGCCGCCCTGATGATCGACGCACCAATGCAGCTGGCCTCTCTATCAATGGACAGGATGAAAGCCTCAACAACTGGGTGGTTGATGGAGTCGACGACAACGAACGTATTATCGGCACCATCGGAATCAAGCCTAACGTTGAAGGCATTCAGGAGATCACGGTTCAGACCAACAGCTATGCCGCAGAGGCTGGCCGTACAGCAGGCGGTGTCATCAACATCGTTACCCGTTCTGGAACGAACCAGTTTCACGGATCTATCTACGAGTACTTCCGCAACGACATCTTCGATGCCCGCAACTTCTTCCAGACCGTAGATCAAGGAGCTAAGCCCGAACTACGCCAGAACCAGTATGGTGGCAGCATCGGTGGGCCCATCTTTAGAGATAGAACCTTCTTCTATTTTGATTATGAAGGATTCCGCCAGGTTTCTGGCGTCACTGACACCGGTACGGTGCCAACCCTCGCTGAATACAACAACATCAACAGTATCGGTGGCGGATCGCCCCAGGCTCTGCTTTCGACGAGTAACGGTACACTTCAGGCATATAACTCAGGGACTCCTATCAATCAGCTCACATTGAATTATCTGAAGCTGTTTCCGGCACCTACTAATAGCAGCCTTACCAGCAACTACACCATCAGCCCGAATAAGACGCAAAATTACAACACTTACGGTGCTCGAATCGACCACAAGATCAACGATAAGAATCAGCTCTTTGGGCGCTTCTCATATAACAGTGTCGACAGCTTCACGCCTCCGAATTTTGGAACAGTGAATGGTGTTCAGGTCAGCGGCGGCAGATACAACTTCGACGGTCCGGCAACTAATATCGCTCAGCAGTGGGTCCTGGGTTATACCCACATCTTTACGCCTGCGCTGCTGGTTGACTTTAGAGCAGGGTTCACTCGGATCAACAATCTGTCTCTCCCGCTCAACTATGGCAAGGGTGTTGATCAATCCGTGATCGGATTTCCCGCGAGCATGACCTCTTTCAGTCCTTTCGCAGATTCGCTGACGCCAGTCTCGATTGGTCCCTTCGGCGATATTGGTGACGGCGCGTATGTTCCGCTTCAAGACATCGACAACACCTTCCAATACAACGGTACGGTCAGTTGGACCAAGGGCAACCACAACTTCAAGTTTGGGGCCAGCTTGATTCGCAGACAGGCCCGTAACGTGCAAAGTGCCTCCGCGGTGGGTGCGTACAGCTTCAACCTGCCCAGCGATAACGTCCATCTGTCGACCAATACCGCTGATCAGAACCAGTTGGCTACGCAGAGCAACCAGATTGCATCCACTCTCCTGGGTGCCTTCAATAACCAGCAGCGCAACTTCAACCTCTCTCCTCCTGACTACAGAAGCTGGGAACCGGGTGGCTTCGTGCAGGATAGCTGGAAGACAACCTCGAAGCTGACGCTGCTGCTAGGCGTACGCTATGACATCTACACTCCTTTCACTGAAGCGCATAATCATATTTCGAACTTCGACTTTTTACAGGCGCTTTCTTCCTCAGCAACAAGCGTATCCAGTGCACTGAAGATTGCCGGGGTGAACGGCGTCAGCGATACTGCGGGTATTCCAACTCAATACAACAACGTGGCTCCGCGTATTGGTTTTGCATATTCTGCGACGCCCTCCATTGTCATTCGGGGTGGTTATGGACTTAGCTACTTTCCTGGCAACTATACCTCTAACGGCGATCTGAAGAACGCCCCGTTCACCTCTGTCTATAACCCCTCCTGCCAGTCCACCATTGCTGTTCAGCTCGAAAAGTCTCAAAATGGTGGTCTTCTCCCCGAAGGACAAAACCCGGACTGCGCGCTTCAGGGGCAGCCTGGAGCTCTTTCGAGTACTCAGGCAATCCCAGTTCCTGCGGCTCCTTCGGCGGCCCAAATCGCTAATCTGTCCAGCATCCCCGGCCTGGGATTCGTTGCAGAAGCTACCAACTTCAAGTCTGCTCTTATCCAACAGTTCAATCTACAGGTGGAGCAACAGGTCGGTGCCAACGTCTTCACCCTCGGCTATGTCGGCAATATCGGTCAGCACCTGCCGGAATCCATCAACAACATCAACCAGCCCCTGCCGTTCAATCCTTTGGCTACGCTTGGAAGTGCAGCCAACCCAGTGGGAGGGGCACGTCCTCTTAGCAACCTGCTTTCCAATCTGGGTGGTGTTAGCTATCTCGCTACCGAAGGTGTCTCCAATTACAGCGCGTTGCAGGCATCCTTTCAGCGCCGTTTTACCAAGGGGTTGGCTTTCGATGCGAACTATACCTGGGCCAAGGCGTTGAGCGACATCACCGGCTTCTCCGAACAGGGTGATCAGGGTTGGAGCAACAGCCTTCCAACCAACATCCGGGCAACGGAGTACGGCATTGCGGAAGACGATATTCAAAACCGCTTTGCTCTCTCGCTGAACTACGAACTGCAGTATGGGAGGGAGTTCACCGGGATCAAGAAAGCAGTCCTCTCTGGATGGCAGACGAATATGATCGCTGTCTGGCAGAGCGGAAAGCCCTTCAGCATCGTTAGTAGCGGCAATGGTGCCGATAATCCTAGTGATTGCGATACGACGGGGGTTTGCAAACCGCGTGGTTTCAACAATCGTGCGGTCCCGCAAAACAGCGGTGGAGCTGATCGGCCAGATACGATTGCGGACCCTCGGTCGGGTCACAAGACCCTTACTGAATTCTTCAATACGGCAGCCTTTGCTCCTCAACCCCTCGGGACGATTGGGAACACCCAGCGCAACTCGCTGTTTGGACCTGACTTCCGTCACGTCGACCTATCCTTGTTCAAGAACTTTCCTGTCACGGAACGTGTGAACCTACAGTTCCGTGTCGAGTCTTTCAACATCTCGAACACGCCGAACTTTTTCATCGCGAATAACAACAGTGCAAATCAGCAGTTTGGCAACGCGGCGTTTGGTACGATTTCGGCAACTGATCCGAACTACGTTCCGCGGCAGTATCAGTTTGTTCTCAAAGCGCAGTTCTAA
- a CDS encoding APC family permease, with amino-acid sequence MMSSQSEVLEGVLLGDLDTVTGAQTGLRHHVLSPMETLGQSISTIAPSTSPTMTIPLVFAVAGNGTWLAYLLATCSVYLVALCIRSFARDSASPGSLYVYATSTLPPAAGALTAWALLLAYIATGSSVIGGFVNYGMVVLETLTPWRHASVAVPVLLAVFVTVVSVWIAYRDVRISARLMLWIEGTSALLITIVLIAILVHDGFHFDIQQLELKGASVQGIRLGMVLALFSFVGFESATTLGAEAREPLRSIPRAVLQSAILCGLFFILAAYGETLGYRPTGQNLADTTAPFHLLSSRIGMPVFGPLVDIGVLVSMFAATLGCITAAARVLLLMSHNGLTHGALRKVHLRNQTPGLAVLVVGVLACLPAAWLSARGASGADIYGWMGSFATYGFITVYGLVAIALPIALHRKGQLRLAQLLLAAGAAAAMMLALEGSIYPVPPRPYSWLPYLYLSCLFIALGWFFFARYRSARMTA; translated from the coding sequence ATGATGTCGAGTCAATCCGAGGTTCTTGAAGGAGTCTTATTGGGAGATTTGGACACTGTGACAGGCGCGCAAACCGGTTTGCGTCATCATGTGCTCTCTCCCATGGAGACTCTTGGCCAATCGATCTCTACGATTGCGCCGAGCACCTCGCCGACCATGACGATTCCCCTTGTGTTTGCGGTCGCGGGTAATGGGACGTGGCTTGCTTATCTGCTTGCAACGTGCTCGGTGTATCTCGTTGCTCTCTGTATTCGCAGTTTTGCCCGTGATTCGGCCTCTCCGGGGTCGCTGTATGTTTATGCAACCTCCACTCTTCCTCCGGCTGCGGGAGCTCTTACGGCGTGGGCGTTACTGCTTGCCTATATTGCGACGGGTTCTTCCGTGATTGGGGGCTTCGTCAACTATGGGATGGTGGTGCTCGAAACGCTGACTCCGTGGCGTCATGCTTCGGTCGCCGTTCCGGTTTTGTTGGCGGTGTTCGTCACGGTCGTCTCAGTTTGGATCGCGTATCGTGATGTTCGCATCTCTGCCCGCCTCATGCTCTGGATCGAAGGGACATCCGCTCTTCTCATCACGATTGTCCTCATTGCGATCCTGGTGCATGATGGCTTTCATTTCGATATACAACAGCTCGAGTTGAAAGGTGCGTCGGTCCAGGGTATCCGGCTTGGAATGGTTCTCGCGCTCTTCAGCTTCGTCGGCTTTGAAAGCGCCACGACTCTGGGGGCCGAGGCGCGGGAACCGCTTCGCAGCATTCCTCGTGCGGTTCTCCAGAGCGCCATTCTTTGCGGCCTCTTCTTTATTCTCGCAGCCTATGGGGAGACCCTTGGCTATCGGCCTACAGGCCAGAATCTTGCCGATACCACTGCGCCGTTTCACTTGCTGTCCTCGCGTATCGGGATGCCCGTCTTTGGCCCGCTTGTGGATATTGGTGTGCTGGTCAGTATGTTTGCGGCCACGCTAGGCTGCATCACTGCCGCTGCGCGAGTGCTTCTCCTTATGTCCCACAATGGCCTTACGCATGGGGCGCTGCGGAAGGTTCATCTACGCAATCAGACTCCTGGTCTGGCGGTTCTCGTTGTTGGTGTGCTTGCCTGTTTGCCTGCGGCATGGCTCTCCGCGCGCGGGGCCAGCGGAGCCGATATTTATGGCTGGATGGGATCTTTTGCCACGTACGGTTTCATCACCGTTTACGGCCTTGTTGCCATTGCTCTGCCGATTGCGCTCCATCGCAAGGGGCAGCTCCGGCTCGCACAACTGTTGCTCGCCGCAGGTGCGGCAGCCGCCATGATGCTCGCGCTTGAAGGCAGTATCTATCCAGTGCCGCCACGTCCGTACTCGTGGCTGCCTTATCTTTATCTCTCATGCCTGTTTATAGCGCTCGGGTGGTTCTTCTTCGCACGGTACCGTTCTGCGAGAATGACTGCATAG
- a CDS encoding carboxypeptidase regulatory-like domain-containing protein yields MSLRSRIFFGKSLLFLLLLSSVKLCLSQQTLGGLTGVVTDGQGGILPGTTITATGDQTGLKRTQTAAKNGFYEFPNLPIGAYTLTFTQDGFQTARFPGVVVQADRTATVNVSLTVGSVTSSVTVEATPLMNAVDTTNGYIMDKQQIESVPLPTGSFTGLAILSPGVNAELTSGTGANTGLGNAPIWANGQRDTSNSFYLNGVDASNLFNGKSTSQVSSARVVNNTGVGNSGGNGVMQTSASVYLAIGEALPTPAPETLAEVRVNTSMYDAQQGSTSGAHLDMSTASGTNSIHGSAYVHRGTDWINAAPFFFKQDDHIPDAQKVPQLHRYSAGATAGAPIIKDKLFLFLSYQHTHVSDQEIGDSRLTVPNNLTDDRSPGALAGIANANFPSANTTTSTIYSTPPVTPGAISPVAYALFNYKLPNGQYLIPSATGSAPTYTIPDNAFIPGTAYFIADQAVANLDYTASAKDALAFKYYYQHDPGTAPYAFSNVSGFGAHIDAGSQVASISNTYTLKSNLSTTQTLGFMRQKAYVTNDQLFGPNDIGGNSAASINTFGSSYFPGISIIDVFGNNSPANTGIGANGVSQGPVTNATLNIGAGGQAQSAFTGVFQNRLMPSTNAIWTLGRHTLTFGGSYAYTQLNTRDRRNNMGQIATADFAQFLQGQVTVNDDFTTTSILLGNANRYYRANQVGTYLQDKFQVTPTLSLTAGIRYDWNGGLTEKNGRIYNFDPSAYSFNATTGELSSSTSNGFIIAGNNAEATQGVSNTTLTGRQWGIAPRLGFAWSPAALKSKIVVRGGTGIYYDRGELFTYLSPGYAAGQTTGGPFGVNQSPPFVNTKVCSSVYYYQGYIPTCDPAAGYSIENPWGASILASDIPTGKASDISKYLPGNNELIAGAQPYTLATYDRANKLPYTINYTLDMQWQPRNDLAITLGYVGNLGRHQVIPIPFNQAGTATPSNVINGQQYTYGYSLVDVNFNPIQLPNQQGPYQHTYEGGNIDLRVPYVGYSAESESYRAAGVSAYNALTAHVEKRMSHGVQVGFSYTFSHALDEQSGLGLFYNGNNPLNLRDAYASSDFDRTHVMNFTYVYRLPTFFVGNTLAHKIVDGWQLQGLTILQSGQPYSIVDYSGAVGSVFYGTSDGITNPIVPLAAGCTAKSALTGHSGAFGPPALNASCFTLPLLNPGGLNGGIPTNDPFETNFTSGQRNIFRQAFQKRADASLVKVSQITDRFALKYTFDVFNLTNTSSFDIPVDNVTQNAGYNDFPVSGTAVSPTGCTSTNSVSTTPNPFYSCPSGLGAVNKTIGSPRQIQMSLQLAF; encoded by the coding sequence ATGTCATTGCGCTCCCGCATTTTTTTTGGCAAATCCCTTCTTTTCCTGCTGCTTCTATCCAGCGTCAAACTGTGTCTCTCCCAACAAACACTAGGGGGACTGACCGGAGTCGTCACCGACGGACAGGGGGGAATTCTTCCTGGAACAACCATCACCGCAACCGGTGACCAGACAGGCTTGAAGCGCACACAGACCGCAGCCAAAAATGGCTTCTATGAGTTTCCGAATCTCCCGATCGGTGCCTATACCTTGACATTTACACAGGATGGCTTTCAAACAGCCAGGTTTCCCGGCGTAGTCGTACAGGCCGATCGAACCGCTACCGTCAATGTAAGCCTGACCGTCGGCTCAGTAACAAGCTCTGTAACCGTCGAGGCGACTCCTTTGATGAATGCCGTCGATACAACCAACGGCTACATCATGGACAAGCAACAGATCGAATCCGTGCCACTGCCTACCGGCAGTTTCACAGGACTCGCGATACTCTCGCCTGGCGTCAACGCGGAACTTACCAGCGGCACCGGTGCCAATACAGGTCTTGGCAACGCGCCGATCTGGGCGAATGGCCAACGCGATACAAGCAACTCGTTCTATCTCAATGGAGTCGACGCAAGCAATCTCTTCAATGGTAAAAGCACCAGTCAAGTCTCGTCCGCGCGCGTGGTCAACAACACAGGCGTGGGCAACAGCGGTGGCAACGGCGTGATGCAGACAAGCGCATCAGTATACCTCGCAATCGGAGAGGCCCTCCCTACTCCAGCGCCAGAGACGCTCGCCGAAGTGCGAGTAAACACATCAATGTACGATGCACAACAGGGCTCGACGAGCGGCGCTCATCTGGACATGAGCACAGCGTCCGGCACCAATAGCATCCATGGCAGCGCCTACGTGCATCGCGGAACCGATTGGATCAATGCCGCGCCCTTCTTCTTCAAGCAGGACGACCATATTCCCGATGCCCAGAAGGTCCCCCAACTACACCGCTACTCGGCAGGTGCAACCGCTGGAGCACCCATTATCAAGGACAAGCTGTTCCTTTTCCTCTCCTACCAGCACACCCATGTGAGCGACCAGGAGATCGGCGACTCGCGACTGACAGTCCCGAATAATCTAACCGATGACAGAAGCCCAGGCGCGCTCGCAGGAATCGCAAACGCCAACTTCCCCTCTGCCAACACAACAACCTCGACGATTTACAGCACGCCTCCGGTAACGCCGGGTGCCATCAGCCCGGTTGCGTATGCGCTGTTTAATTACAAGCTCCCCAATGGCCAGTACCTCATTCCATCCGCCACCGGCAGCGCACCGACATACACGATCCCCGACAACGCCTTCATCCCTGGAACCGCATACTTCATCGCAGACCAGGCAGTCGCGAACCTTGACTACACAGCGAGTGCAAAGGATGCTCTCGCCTTCAAGTATTACTATCAACACGACCCAGGCACCGCCCCTTATGCATTCTCCAACGTATCCGGCTTCGGCGCGCACATCGATGCCGGAAGCCAGGTCGCATCCATCAGCAACACCTATACGCTAAAGAGCAATCTAAGCACCACGCAAACGTTGGGCTTCATGCGCCAAAAAGCTTATGTAACCAACGATCAGCTCTTCGGGCCAAATGACATCGGCGGAAACTCCGCCGCATCCATCAACACCTTTGGCTCATCCTACTTTCCCGGAATCAGTATCATCGACGTCTTTGGGAACAACTCTCCGGCTAATACAGGGATAGGAGCTAACGGCGTAAGCCAAGGTCCCGTAACAAACGCCACGCTCAATATCGGAGCCGGCGGCCAGGCACAGAGTGCCTTCACCGGCGTCTTTCAAAATCGCCTGATGCCCTCAACGAATGCTATTTGGACGCTCGGCCGCCACACGCTTACCTTTGGCGGCAGCTACGCCTACACCCAGCTCAACACCCGCGACCGTCGCAACAACATGGGACAGATCGCGACCGCTGACTTTGCGCAGTTCCTCCAGGGACAAGTAACCGTCAACGATGACTTCACTACAACCTCCATCTTGCTCGGCAATGCGAACCGTTACTATCGCGCCAATCAGGTAGGAACCTATTTGCAGGACAAGTTCCAGGTTACTCCGACACTTTCATTAACTGCCGGCATCCGGTACGACTGGAACGGCGGACTTACCGAAAAGAATGGGCGCATCTATAACTTCGACCCCTCGGCTTACTCCTTCAACGCAACGACTGGAGAGTTGAGCTCTTCCACTTCGAATGGTTTTATCATCGCCGGCAACAACGCAGAGGCAACACAAGGCGTGAGCAACACAACCTTAACAGGGCGTCAGTGGGGCATCGCTCCGCGGCTTGGATTTGCATGGAGTCCAGCCGCTCTCAAGAGCAAGATCGTCGTTCGCGGCGGCACCGGCATCTACTATGATCGCGGCGAACTCTTCACCTACCTCTCGCCCGGCTATGCTGCGGGCCAGACGACCGGCGGTCCCTTCGGCGTAAACCAGTCGCCTCCCTTTGTGAACACGAAGGTATGCTCTTCCGTCTACTACTATCAGGGCTATATTCCAACCTGCGATCCCGCAGCAGGCTACTCGATCGAGAACCCGTGGGGCGCATCCATCCTCGCTTCGGACATTCCCACCGGCAAGGCATCCGATATCTCGAAATACCTTCCAGGCAATAACGAGTTGATAGCCGGAGCGCAGCCATACACATTGGCGACATACGATCGCGCCAACAAGCTGCCCTACACCATCAACTACACCCTCGACATGCAATGGCAGCCGCGTAACGATCTCGCAATCACGCTCGGCTATGTTGGCAACCTGGGACGTCATCAGGTCATTCCAATTCCCTTCAATCAGGCAGGTACTGCAACTCCGAGCAACGTTATCAATGGACAGCAATACACCTATGGTTACAGTCTCGTCGATGTAAACTTCAACCCCATTCAACTTCCGAACCAACAAGGGCCATACCAGCACACGTATGAGGGTGGCAACATCGACCTGCGCGTGCCATACGTCGGTTACTCTGCGGAGTCGGAAAGCTACCGAGCTGCCGGCGTATCCGCGTACAATGCGCTGACCGCCCATGTCGAAAAAAGAATGAGCCATGGCGTTCAAGTCGGCTTCTCGTATACCTTCTCGCATGCGCTCGATGAGCAGAGCGGACTCGGATTGTTTTACAACGGCAATAATCCTCTGAACCTGCGCGATGCCTACGCATCATCAGACTTCGACCGCACCCACGTGATGAACTTCACCTATGTGTATCGGTTGCCAACCTTCTTCGTCGGCAACACGCTGGCGCACAAGATTGTAGATGGCTGGCAGCTACAAGGGCTAACTATCCTGCAATCAGGTCAGCCCTACAGCATAGTCGATTACAGCGGCGCGGTAGGCAGCGTGTTTTACGGTACATCAGACGGCATCACCAATCCAATTGTTCCACTCGCAGCCGGATGCACAGCGAAGAGCGCACTCACAGGTCATTCCGGTGCATTCGGCCCCCCAGCTCTGAATGCAAGCTGCTTCACGTTGCCGCTTCTCAATCCAGGAGGTCTGAACGGTGGCATCCCCACAAACGATCCCTTCGAAACCAACTTCACAAGTGGCCAGCGCAATATCTTCCGCCAGGCCTTTCAGAAGCGAGCCGATGCTTCTCTTGTGAAAGTGAGCCAGATCACAGATCGCTTCGCCCTCAAATACACCTTCGACGTCTTCAACCTTACAAATACGTCGAGCTTCGATATCCCAGTCGACAACGTGACGCAGAACGCTGGATACAACGACTTCCCTGTTTCCGGTACAGCCGTTTCGCCCACGGGTTGCACAAGCACCAACAGCGTGTCCACAACCCCTAATCCTTTCTATAGCTGCCCCAGCGGTCTCGGAGCAGTCAACAAAACCATTGGCAGCCCTCGTCAAATCCAGATGTCACTCCAGTTAGCTTTTTAG
- a CDS encoding nucleoside deaminase encodes MSDNTNLAEMLKVAVAEARKGLAEGGIPIGAAMFATDGQLLSSGHNRRVQDGDPSAHGETDAFRRAGRQRSYREITLVTTLAPCWYCSGLIRQFGFRTVIVGESRTFSGGLDWLRESGVHIVDLDSSECVEMMTEYIAQNPEVWNEDIGHD; translated from the coding sequence ATGAGTGACAACACAAACCTTGCAGAGATGTTGAAGGTTGCCGTGGCTGAAGCACGTAAAGGCTTGGCCGAGGGCGGTATTCCCATTGGAGCAGCGATGTTCGCGACGGATGGACAACTGTTGAGCTCTGGACACAACCGCAGAGTGCAAGACGGTGACCCCTCCGCGCATGGAGAGACCGATGCGTTTCGCCGCGCAGGACGCCAGCGAAGCTATCGCGAGATCACACTGGTAACAACACTTGCTCCGTGCTGGTACTGTAGCGGACTGATCCGGCAGTTTGGCTTTCGTACGGTCATTGTCGGAGAAAGCCGTACCTTCTCTGGCGGCCTCGATTGGCTTCGCGAAAGCGGAGTGCACATCGTCGATCTCGATTCATCCGAATGCGTGGAGATGATGACCGAGTACATCGCACAGAATCCAGAGGTCTGGAACGAAGATATAGGGCATGACTGA
- a CDS encoding response regulator transcription factor, with the protein MAIRLLVVDDESAIRQVISKTLRGLGFDTFESARGEEAVSLIGLSQFDAVLLDINMPGMGGIAACRAIRKIAPTLPILMLTVRDAEDDKVEALEAGADDYVTKPFAVRELVARVKAVVRRAQPIDKSSNGVIAIGEMEIHSNRRVFLKRGTVIHLTPTEFDIVHYLMRHQGRAVGHRKLLSSIWGVEFRDQVEYLRTYMRQLRRKIEDDPAHPRYLLTDPYVGYRFRDGAASQPSLPAVIPEPNHDHSLEEHEWLGAS; encoded by the coding sequence GTGGCGATAAGACTGTTAGTCGTAGATGATGAAAGTGCTATCCGTCAGGTAATCAGCAAGACCTTGCGAGGACTTGGTTTTGACACATTCGAGTCTGCGCGTGGCGAAGAAGCAGTCTCTCTTATTGGGCTTTCTCAGTTCGATGCCGTTCTACTTGATATCAATATGCCAGGCATGGGTGGCATCGCAGCTTGCCGTGCGATCCGTAAGATCGCTCCGACTCTGCCAATCCTTATGTTAACAGTGCGCGATGCAGAGGACGACAAGGTGGAAGCGCTGGAGGCAGGTGCCGACGACTATGTGACGAAACCGTTCGCAGTCCGTGAACTAGTTGCTCGAGTCAAAGCTGTCGTACGCCGCGCCCAACCTATTGATAAGTCTTCAAACGGTGTTATCGCTATAGGAGAGATGGAGATCCATAGTAATCGCAGAGTCTTTCTCAAGCGAGGTACTGTCATCCACCTGACTCCAACTGAGTTCGACATAGTGCACTACCTAATGCGTCACCAGGGGCGCGCCGTAGGTCATCGAAAACTGCTAAGTTCTATCTGGGGAGTTGAGTTTCGTGACCAGGTCGAATACCTGAGAACGTACATGCGCCAGCTACGAAGGAAAATTGAAGACGATCCTGCTCACCCTCGCTACCTTCTTACTGATCCATATGTCGGTTATCGCTTTCGCGATGGAGCGGCCTCGCAACCGTCCCTACCCGCCGTTATCCCTGAACCAAATCATGATCACTCACTAGAGGAACACGAGTGGCTTGGAGCTTCATGA